Within the Medicago truncatula cultivar Jemalong A17 chromosome 4, MtrunA17r5.0-ANR, whole genome shotgun sequence genome, the region ccactttttttttctctatataaAGGCACTAAAATCAAGGACATAAACCTCACTCATAATCAAACCAAAACCTCATAAACCCTTCTCTAAATTTCTCATCAAACCAAACcctaaaatcatttttcattcaaTGGCTTCATTTCCTTTGGTAACAACTCTTTTAATATTTCCATTTCTTTTCTCCACTATTGTTTATGGTTACTCATTAAGTTCCATAAAATCATGGTGTAGCCAAACCCCTTATCCTCAACCATGTGAGTATTATTTAACCAATAATGCTTTCAATCAAACCATAAAAAGTAAATCAGATTTTTTCAAAGTTTCACTTGAAATTGCTATGGAGAGAGCAAAAAAGGGTGAAGAAAATACACATGCAGTTGGTCCAAAGTGCCGTAGCCCACAAGAAAAAGCTGCTTGGGCAGATTGTCTTGAACTCTATGATTTCACAGTCCAAAAGCTTAGCCAAACAAAATACACAAAGTGTACACAATATGAATCCCAAACATGGCTTAGTACAGCTTTAACAAATCTTGAAACATGTAAAAATGGTTTTTATGACCTTGGTGTCACAAACTATGTCTTACCTTTGTTGTCTAATAATGTAACAAAGTTGTTAAGTAACACCTTGTCTCTTAACAAGGTTCCTTACCAACAACCAAGTTACAAAGATGGGTTTCCAACATGGGTTAAACCTGGTGATAGGAAACTTCTTCAAACTTCTTCCGCGGCTTCGAAGGCTAATGTCGTCGTTGCTAAAGATGGTTCGGGTAAGTATACGACGGTGAAGGCCGCGACGGATGCTGCGCCGAGTGGTAGTGGAAGGTATGTGATATATGTGAAGGCTGGTGTGTATAATGAACAAGTTGAGATTAAAGCAAAGAATGTCATGTTGGTGGGTGACGGTATTGGTAAAACCATAATCACTGGTAGCAAAAGTGTTGGAGGTGGCACCACTACCTTCCGTTCAGCAACCGTTGGTAAGCACTTCtagtaacaatttattttaccGTAGCTTATTGTTAAAATGTTCATAaatttcttgaccaaaaaaataagttcaTACATTTTATAAACCaataattaaatcattaattagtCACTTTCCTTTATTGAATAATCTTTTGCTTTTCTTGCTTAGAAACTTAACTAGTCGGAATAATTCAAAGCTATAAAAGAATACATAATATGCTTTTTTTTACTCATGAATAAATTTGCTATatgtttcaaataaattaatttaactaATTATTTATGTATATACATGAAAGTTACACATGAATGGAAGGTAAGCggatatacttatttattttcaacaatttaaattaatatttaat harbors:
- the LOC25491636 gene encoding pectinesterase 2, yielding MASFPLVTTLLIFPFLFSTIVYGYSLSSIKSWCSQTPYPQPCEYYLTNNAFNQTIKSKSDFFKVSLEIAMERAKKGEENTHAVGPKCRSPQEKAAWADCLELYDFTVQKLSQTKYTKCTQYESQTWLSTALTNLETCKNGFYDLGVTNYVLPLLSNNVTKLLSNTLSLNKVPYQQPSYKDGFPTWVKPGDRKLLQTSSAASKANVVVAKDGSGKYTTVKAATDAAPSGSGRYVIYVKAGVYNEQVEIKAKNVMLVGDGIGKTIITGSKSVGGGTTTFRSATVAATGDGFIAQDITFRNTAGAANHQAVAFRSGSDLSVFYKCSFEGYQDTLYVHSERQFYRECNIYGTVDFIFGNAAVVLQNCNIFARNPPAKTITVTAQGRTDPNQNTGIIIHNSRVSAQSDLNPSSVKSYLGRPWQKYSRTVFMKTVLDGFINPAGWLPWDGNFALDTLYYAEYANTGSGSSTSNRVTWKGYHVLTSASQASPFTVGNFIAGNSWIGNTGVPFTSGL